The following are encoded together in the Triticum dicoccoides isolate Atlit2015 ecotype Zavitan chromosome 6B, WEW_v2.0, whole genome shotgun sequence genome:
- the LOC119323711 gene encoding potassium transporter 19-like isoform X1, whose translation MSVEAAEGAETQNLGRDSLYRDAEKVSGDRRHGSGVSWRQTVLLAFQSIGVVYGDLGTSPLYTYSGTFPNGIRHPDDLLGVLSLILYTLILLPLLKYVFIVLYANDNGDGGTFALYSLISRYAKTRMIPNQQAEDASVSNYSIQEPSSQTRRAQWVKQRLESSKAAKIALFTITILGTSMVMGDGTLTPAISVLSAVSGIREKAPDLTQSQVVWISVAILFMLFSVQRFGTDKVGYSFAPIISVWFVLIASIGVYNLAAHDPTVLRALNPMYIVDYFRRNGKEAWLSLGGVVLCTTGTEAMFADLGHFNIRAIQLSFSFIIFPSVALCYMGQASYLHKFPQDVADTFYKSIPAAMFWPTFIVAILAAIIARQAMLSGAFAILSKALSLGCFPRVEVVHTSKKYAGQVYIPEVNFLIGAASIVVTLAFQTTTNIGNAYGICVVMVFSITTHLMTVVMLLVWKKNIAFIAAFYVIFGTTELLYLSSILSKFAEGGYLPFCFSLVLMALMATWHYVHVSRYWYELDHVVPAAELTALLGRPDVRRVPGVGLLYSELVQGIPPVFPRLVDKMPSVHAVFVFMSIKNLPIPRVPAPERFIFRRVDPAEHRMFRCVARYGYTDQIEAAKDFSASLLDGLKLFIYEEATFSCSQHTDDGDSDGALRAAQLAAAEEEKRFIDAELEHGVVYLTGEADVVAAPGSSVMKRIVVNYVYTFLRRNLSESHKALAIPKDQLLKVGITYEI comes from the exons ATGTCGGTGGAAGCCGCCGAGGGCGCGGAGACG caaaaccttggccGCGACTCGCTCTACAGGGACGCGGAGAAGGTCTCCGGCGACAGGCGCCACGGCTCCGGG GTAAGCTGGAGGCAGACGGTGCTGCTGGCGTTCCAGAGCATCGGCGTGGTGTACGGCGACCTCGGCACGTCGCCGCTCTACACCTACTCAGGCACCTTCCCGAACGGTATCAGGCACCCGGACGACCTCCTCGGCGTCCTCTCCCTCATCCTCTACACCCTCATCCTCCTGCCCTTGCTCAAGTACGTCTTCATTGTCCTCTACGCCAACGACAACGGCGACG GGGGCACGTTCGCGCTCTACTCGCTCATCTCGCGGTACGCCAAGACCAGGATGATCCCCAACCAGCAGGCCGAGGACGCGTCCGTGTCCAACTACAGCATCCAGGAGCCCAGCTCGCAGACCAGGAGGGCGCAGTGGGTGAAGCAGAGGCTCGAGTCCAGCAAGGCCGCCAAGATCGCACTCTTCACCATTACCATCCTCGGCACCTCCATGGTCATGGGTGACGGCACCCTCACACCTGCAATCTCTG TGCTCTCTGCGGTGAGCGGGATCAGGGAGAAGGCGCCCGACTTGACCCAAT CGCAAGTGGTGTGGATCTCTGTTGCCATCCTCTTCATGCTCTTCTCGGTGCAGCGCTTCGGCACGGACAAGGTGGGTTACTCCTTCGCGCCCATCATCTCGGTGTGGTTCGTCCTCATTGCCAGCATCGGAGTGTAcaacctcgccgcccacgaccccaCCGTGCTCAGGGCCCTCAACCCCATGTACATTGTGGACTACTTCCGAAGGAACGGCAAAGAGGCGTGGCTCTCTCTCGGGGGCGTCGTCCTCTGCACCACAGGCACGGAGGCCATGTTTGCTGACCTTGGCCATTTCAACATCAGGGCCATTCAG CTGAGCTTCAGCTTCATCATCTTCCCCTCCGTGGCGCTATGCTACATGGGTCAGGCATCCTACCTGCACAAATTCCCGCAAGACGTCGCCGACACCTTCTACAAATCTATCCCAGCGGCGATGTTCTGGCCGACGTTCATCGTGGCCATCTTGGCGGCCATCATCGCGCGCCAGGCCATGCTCTCCGGCGCGTTTGCCATCCTGTCCAAGGCGCTCTCCCTCGGCTGCTTCCCGAGGGTGGAGGTGGTGCACACCTCCAAGAAGTACGCCGGGCAGGTGTACATCCCGGAGGTGAACTTCCTCATCGGCGCCGCCAGCATCGTCGTCACCCTCGCCTTCCAGACCACCACCAACATCGGCAACGCCTACGGGATCTGTGTCGTCATGGTCTTCTCTATCACCACGCATCTCATGACCGTCGTCATGCTGCTCGTCTGGAAGAAGAACATCGCCTTTATCGCCGCCTTCTACGTCATCTTCGGGACCACCGAGCTCCTCTACCTGTCCTCCATCCTCTCCAAGTTCGCCGAGGGAGGCTACCTGCCCTTCTGCTTCTCGCTGGTGCTCATGGCGCTCATGGCCACCTGGCACTACGTCCATGTCAGCCGCTACTGGTACGAGCTCGACCACGTCGTGCCGGCGGCGGAGCTCACGGCGCTCTTGGGTCGCCCCGACGTGCGACGGGTGCCCGGCGTGGGCTTGCTCTACTCGGAGCTTGTCCAGGGCATCCCTCCCGTGTTCCCGCGCCTCGTCGACAAGATGCCGTCGGTGCACGCCGTCTTCGTCTTCATGTCCATCAAGAACCTGCCCATCCCACGGGTGCCGGCCCCCGAGCGCTTCATCTTCCGAAGGGTTGACCCCGCCGAGCACCGCATGTTCCGCTGCGTTGCGCGCTACGGATACACTGACCAGATCGAGGCCGCCAAGGATTTCTCCGCGTCTCTCCTGGACGGCCTCAAGCTGTTCATCTATGAGGAGGCCACATTCTCCTGCAGCCAGCACACCGATGACGGCGACAGCGACGGCGCTCTGCGGGCAGCGCAGCTGGCGGCCGCGGAGGAGGAGAAGCGGTTCATCGACGCAGAGTTGGAACACGGCGTGGTGTACCTGACGGGTGAGGCGGACGTGGTGGCTGCACCAGGGTCGTCGGTGATGAAGAGGATCGTGGTCAACTACGTGTACACCTTCCTGAGGAGGAACCTCAGCGAGAGCCACAAAGCGCTCGCCATTCCCAAGGATCAGCTGCTCAAGGTCGGGATCACCTATGAGATATAG
- the LOC119323711 gene encoding potassium transporter 19-like isoform X2: MSVEAAEGAETILGRDSLYRDAEKVSGDRRHGSGVSWRQTVLLAFQSIGVVYGDLGTSPLYTYSGTFPNGIRHPDDLLGVLSLILYTLILLPLLKYVFIVLYANDNGDGGTFALYSLISRYAKTRMIPNQQAEDASVSNYSIQEPSSQTRRAQWVKQRLESSKAAKIALFTITILGTSMVMGDGTLTPAISVLSAVSGIREKAPDLTQSQVVWISVAILFMLFSVQRFGTDKVGYSFAPIISVWFVLIASIGVYNLAAHDPTVLRALNPMYIVDYFRRNGKEAWLSLGGVVLCTTGTEAMFADLGHFNIRAIQLSFSFIIFPSVALCYMGQASYLHKFPQDVADTFYKSIPAAMFWPTFIVAILAAIIARQAMLSGAFAILSKALSLGCFPRVEVVHTSKKYAGQVYIPEVNFLIGAASIVVTLAFQTTTNIGNAYGICVVMVFSITTHLMTVVMLLVWKKNIAFIAAFYVIFGTTELLYLSSILSKFAEGGYLPFCFSLVLMALMATWHYVHVSRYWYELDHVVPAAELTALLGRPDVRRVPGVGLLYSELVQGIPPVFPRLVDKMPSVHAVFVFMSIKNLPIPRVPAPERFIFRRVDPAEHRMFRCVARYGYTDQIEAAKDFSASLLDGLKLFIYEEATFSCSQHTDDGDSDGALRAAQLAAAEEEKRFIDAELEHGVVYLTGEADVVAAPGSSVMKRIVVNYVYTFLRRNLSESHKALAIPKDQLLKVGITYEI, translated from the exons ATGTCGGTGGAAGCCGCCGAGGGCGCGGAGACGAT ccttggccGCGACTCGCTCTACAGGGACGCGGAGAAGGTCTCCGGCGACAGGCGCCACGGCTCCGGG GTAAGCTGGAGGCAGACGGTGCTGCTGGCGTTCCAGAGCATCGGCGTGGTGTACGGCGACCTCGGCACGTCGCCGCTCTACACCTACTCAGGCACCTTCCCGAACGGTATCAGGCACCCGGACGACCTCCTCGGCGTCCTCTCCCTCATCCTCTACACCCTCATCCTCCTGCCCTTGCTCAAGTACGTCTTCATTGTCCTCTACGCCAACGACAACGGCGACG GGGGCACGTTCGCGCTCTACTCGCTCATCTCGCGGTACGCCAAGACCAGGATGATCCCCAACCAGCAGGCCGAGGACGCGTCCGTGTCCAACTACAGCATCCAGGAGCCCAGCTCGCAGACCAGGAGGGCGCAGTGGGTGAAGCAGAGGCTCGAGTCCAGCAAGGCCGCCAAGATCGCACTCTTCACCATTACCATCCTCGGCACCTCCATGGTCATGGGTGACGGCACCCTCACACCTGCAATCTCTG TGCTCTCTGCGGTGAGCGGGATCAGGGAGAAGGCGCCCGACTTGACCCAAT CGCAAGTGGTGTGGATCTCTGTTGCCATCCTCTTCATGCTCTTCTCGGTGCAGCGCTTCGGCACGGACAAGGTGGGTTACTCCTTCGCGCCCATCATCTCGGTGTGGTTCGTCCTCATTGCCAGCATCGGAGTGTAcaacctcgccgcccacgaccccaCCGTGCTCAGGGCCCTCAACCCCATGTACATTGTGGACTACTTCCGAAGGAACGGCAAAGAGGCGTGGCTCTCTCTCGGGGGCGTCGTCCTCTGCACCACAGGCACGGAGGCCATGTTTGCTGACCTTGGCCATTTCAACATCAGGGCCATTCAG CTGAGCTTCAGCTTCATCATCTTCCCCTCCGTGGCGCTATGCTACATGGGTCAGGCATCCTACCTGCACAAATTCCCGCAAGACGTCGCCGACACCTTCTACAAATCTATCCCAGCGGCGATGTTCTGGCCGACGTTCATCGTGGCCATCTTGGCGGCCATCATCGCGCGCCAGGCCATGCTCTCCGGCGCGTTTGCCATCCTGTCCAAGGCGCTCTCCCTCGGCTGCTTCCCGAGGGTGGAGGTGGTGCACACCTCCAAGAAGTACGCCGGGCAGGTGTACATCCCGGAGGTGAACTTCCTCATCGGCGCCGCCAGCATCGTCGTCACCCTCGCCTTCCAGACCACCACCAACATCGGCAACGCCTACGGGATCTGTGTCGTCATGGTCTTCTCTATCACCACGCATCTCATGACCGTCGTCATGCTGCTCGTCTGGAAGAAGAACATCGCCTTTATCGCCGCCTTCTACGTCATCTTCGGGACCACCGAGCTCCTCTACCTGTCCTCCATCCTCTCCAAGTTCGCCGAGGGAGGCTACCTGCCCTTCTGCTTCTCGCTGGTGCTCATGGCGCTCATGGCCACCTGGCACTACGTCCATGTCAGCCGCTACTGGTACGAGCTCGACCACGTCGTGCCGGCGGCGGAGCTCACGGCGCTCTTGGGTCGCCCCGACGTGCGACGGGTGCCCGGCGTGGGCTTGCTCTACTCGGAGCTTGTCCAGGGCATCCCTCCCGTGTTCCCGCGCCTCGTCGACAAGATGCCGTCGGTGCACGCCGTCTTCGTCTTCATGTCCATCAAGAACCTGCCCATCCCACGGGTGCCGGCCCCCGAGCGCTTCATCTTCCGAAGGGTTGACCCCGCCGAGCACCGCATGTTCCGCTGCGTTGCGCGCTACGGATACACTGACCAGATCGAGGCCGCCAAGGATTTCTCCGCGTCTCTCCTGGACGGCCTCAAGCTGTTCATCTATGAGGAGGCCACATTCTCCTGCAGCCAGCACACCGATGACGGCGACAGCGACGGCGCTCTGCGGGCAGCGCAGCTGGCGGCCGCGGAGGAGGAGAAGCGGTTCATCGACGCAGAGTTGGAACACGGCGTGGTGTACCTGACGGGTGAGGCGGACGTGGTGGCTGCACCAGGGTCGTCGGTGATGAAGAGGATCGTGGTCAACTACGTGTACACCTTCCTGAGGAGGAACCTCAGCGAGAGCCACAAAGCGCTCGCCATTCCCAAGGATCAGCTGCTCAAGGTCGGGATCACCTATGAGATATAG